Proteins from a single region of Diaphorobacter limosus:
- a CDS encoding LysR family transcriptional regulator, whose amino-acid sequence MAINFNLNDLQAFRTVAELSSFRKAADALHVSQPAFSRRIEKLEEALGVKLLERTTRKVSLTAVGRDFDRKVQQLLDDLDNTLLGIRGVAGTRMGEVTIACVPSTVYYYLSQVVSRYHERYPKIRVKVFDAGANDVLAAVACGEADFGLNFIGSQEPDIEFKPLLEERFVAACRRDHALAKKRKVSWAELGQYDFISVSKTSGNRLLLDQALAGLPGRPQAIYEAQHVTTMLGLVEAGLGVAAVPSLAMPAADHPLLVSVPLVDPVVTRKVGLIRRKGRSLSPAAQQLYDFFAEMKGKRATAAKRAPA is encoded by the coding sequence ATGGCCATCAACTTCAATCTCAATGATCTGCAAGCATTTCGCACCGTGGCCGAGCTTTCGAGCTTTCGCAAGGCGGCGGACGCGTTGCACGTGTCGCAGCCTGCCTTCAGCCGGCGCATCGAGAAGCTGGAAGAAGCGTTGGGCGTGAAGCTGCTGGAGCGCACCACGCGCAAGGTGAGCCTCACCGCTGTGGGTCGTGACTTCGACCGCAAGGTGCAGCAACTGCTGGACGACCTGGATAACACGTTGCTGGGCATCCGCGGCGTGGCCGGCACGCGCATGGGCGAGGTGACGATTGCGTGCGTGCCATCGACCGTCTACTACTACCTGTCGCAGGTGGTCTCGCGCTACCACGAGCGCTACCCGAAAATCCGGGTCAAGGTGTTCGATGCGGGCGCCAACGATGTGTTGGCGGCTGTGGCGTGCGGCGAGGCAGATTTTGGGCTCAATTTCATTGGCAGCCAGGAGCCCGACATCGAGTTCAAGCCGTTGCTGGAAGAGCGCTTCGTGGCCGCCTGCCGGCGCGACCATGCGCTGGCGAAGAAGCGCAAGGTGAGCTGGGCCGAGCTGGGCCAGTACGATTTCATCTCGGTCAGCAAGACATCAGGGAATCGGCTGCTGCTGGACCAGGCCCTGGCCGGTCTGCCGGGGCGACCGCAGGCCATCTACGAGGCGCAGCATGTGACGACCATGCTGGGGCTGGTGGAGGCGGGGCTGGGCGTGGCGGCCGTGCCGTCGCTGGCCATGCCGGCAGCCGACCACCCGCTGCTGGTCAGCGTGCCGCTGGTGGATCCGGTCGTCACGCGTAAGGTGGGGCTGATCCGGCGCAAGGGCCGGTCGCTGTCGCCGGCGGCGCAGCAGCTCTACGATTTCTTTGCGGAGATGAAGGGCAAGCGCGCCACTGCGGCGAAACGCGCGCCCGCCTGA
- the pcaB gene encoding 3-carboxy-cis,cis-muconate cycloisomerase yields MAATIIDSRIFGDMFSDARMRDVWSDENRTAKYLDIERALAKVQGQLGIIPQEAADEIVKNCELSQIDWVQLKAKTEQIGYPIIAVVNQINANCRDKLGEYCHWGATTQDITDTAAVLQMREGLALVEQDLDEIGDALAALAKKYRDTPVIGRSNLQQATPITFGYKMASILAGIDRHRERLQQLKPRVLMGEFGGASGTLSSLEKGAMETQAGLMKELGLAQPLISWHTVRDTIAEVGAFLGLVGGSLGKIAMDVKLMMQTEVAEVFEPYAPGRGSSSTMPQKRNPISCLYIHANISVARQHAAALMDAMVADHERSTGPWEIEWVSLPEIFCLMSGALKQTKFVLKGLEVDVGRMRSNIDMTNGLVMSEAVMMGLGPYIGREYAHDLVYDLCREAIAKNRPLIEILAVHPEISKHVTRAQLNAMCEPANHLGQAGVMVDQVLAARL; encoded by the coding sequence ATGGCAGCCACCATCATCGACTCGCGCATCTTCGGCGACATGTTCAGCGACGCGCGCATGCGCGACGTCTGGTCCGATGAGAACCGCACCGCCAAGTACCTGGACATCGAGCGCGCGCTCGCCAAGGTGCAGGGCCAGCTCGGCATCATTCCGCAGGAGGCGGCCGACGAAATTGTCAAGAACTGCGAGCTGTCTCAGATCGACTGGGTGCAGCTCAAGGCCAAGACCGAGCAGATCGGCTACCCCATCATCGCGGTGGTCAATCAGATCAACGCCAACTGCCGCGACAAACTGGGCGAGTACTGCCACTGGGGCGCGACCACACAAGACATCACCGACACGGCCGCCGTGCTGCAGATGCGCGAAGGCCTGGCGCTGGTCGAGCAAGACCTCGACGAGATCGGCGACGCACTGGCGGCGCTGGCCAAGAAGTACCGCGACACGCCGGTCATCGGCCGATCCAACCTGCAGCAGGCCACGCCCATCACCTTCGGCTACAAGATGGCCAGCATCCTGGCCGGCATCGATCGTCACCGCGAGCGGCTGCAGCAGTTGAAGCCGCGCGTGCTGATGGGCGAGTTCGGCGGTGCATCGGGCACGCTGTCATCGCTGGAGAAGGGCGCGATGGAAACGCAGGCTGGGCTCATGAAAGAGCTGGGCCTGGCGCAGCCGTTGATCTCCTGGCACACGGTGCGCGACACGATCGCAGAAGTCGGCGCCTTCCTCGGTCTGGTGGGCGGCTCGCTCGGCAAGATCGCGATGGACGTCAAGCTGATGATGCAGACCGAGGTGGCCGAGGTGTTCGAGCCCTATGCGCCGGGCCGCGGCTCGTCGTCCACCATGCCGCAAAAGCGCAACCCCATCTCGTGCCTGTACATCCACGCCAACATCTCGGTGGCGCGCCAGCATGCCGCCGCGCTGATGGATGCCATGGTGGCCGACCACGAACGCTCCACCGGCCCGTGGGAGATTGAATGGGTGTCGCTGCCCGAGATCTTCTGCCTGATGTCCGGCGCGCTGAAGCAGACCAAGTTCGTGCTCAAGGGGCTGGAGGTGGATGTCGGCCGCATGCGCTCCAACATTGACATGACCAACGGCCTGGTGATGTCCGAGGCCGTGATGATGGGCCTGGGCCCGTACATCGGCCGCGAATATGCACACGACCTGGTGTATGACCTGTGCCGCGAAGCCATTGCCAAAAACCGGCCGCTGATCGAGATCCTGGCCGTGCACCCGGAGATCAGCAAGCACGTGACGCGCGCGCAACTGAATGCAATGTGCGAGCCGGCGAACCATCTGGGCCAGGCGGGCGTGATGGTGGATCAGGTGCTGGCCGCGCGCCTCTGA
- a CDS encoding tripartite tricarboxylate transporter substrate binding protein, whose amino-acid sequence MKFKQQQLIGAIAFAAAFTCGSAAAAWPEKSITIVVPTSAGGANDAMARIIGQAMAVALKQTVIVENKAGANGAIASEYVKRAAPDGYTLMLGYIATHAMNPALQKLRYDPVLDFEPVGMVGSSATLMVASTKVKANNAKELVAQFKNDKEIATYASAGNGTAPHFAAEMFKLSTGIDMLHVPYKGSAPAINDTVAGQTQLMFPSLFTAMNFVKSGKLKAMGVAGAKRSELLPDVPTLAEQGINGVDVSQWYAMFAPAKTPAPVLEQLNAVLNKILADKAIEKRLEEQGAEVETMTLSQMRTFIAAEQVKWKKIVQATGLKAD is encoded by the coding sequence ATGAAGTTCAAGCAACAGCAGCTCATCGGCGCCATCGCCTTCGCAGCGGCATTCACCTGCGGCAGCGCCGCCGCCGCCTGGCCCGAGAAGAGCATCACCATCGTCGTGCCCACGTCGGCCGGCGGCGCCAACGACGCCATGGCGCGCATCATTGGGCAGGCCATGGCAGTGGCGCTCAAACAGACCGTGATCGTGGAGAACAAGGCCGGCGCCAACGGTGCCATTGCCAGCGAATACGTCAAACGTGCCGCACCCGACGGGTACACGCTGATGCTCGGCTACATCGCCACCCACGCGATGAACCCCGCACTGCAGAAGCTGCGCTACGACCCCGTCTTGGACTTCGAGCCCGTCGGCATGGTGGGCAGTTCGGCCACGCTGATGGTGGCCAGCACCAAGGTCAAGGCCAACAACGCTAAGGAACTGGTGGCGCAGTTCAAGAACGACAAGGAGATTGCGACGTATGCCTCGGCTGGCAACGGTACGGCGCCGCATTTCGCCGCCGAGATGTTCAAGCTGTCCACTGGCATCGACATGCTGCACGTGCCCTACAAGGGCTCGGCGCCGGCGATCAACGACACCGTTGCCGGGCAGACGCAGCTGATGTTTCCCAGTTTGTTCACGGCCATGAACTTCGTGAAGAGCGGCAAGCTCAAGGCGATGGGCGTGGCTGGAGCCAAGCGCTCCGAGTTGCTGCCCGACGTGCCCACGCTGGCCGAGCAGGGCATCAACGGCGTGGATGTCTCGCAGTGGTACGCGATGTTCGCGCCGGCCAAGACGCCAGCCCCGGTGCTGGAGCAGCTGAACGCGGTGTTGAACAAAATCCTGGCCGACAAGGCCATCGAAAAAAGGCTGGAGGAGCAAGGCGCCGAAGTCGAGACCATGACCCTGTCGCAGATGCGCACGTTCATCGCGGCCGAGCAGGTCAAGTGGAAGAAGATCGTCCAGGCCACCGGCCTAAAGGCCGACTGA
- the ppsR gene encoding posphoenolpyruvate synthetase regulatory kinase/phosphorylase PpsR, translating to MLPTHTRTAFYISDGTGITAETFGNAILAQFDMKPRHVRLPFIDTVDKAHQAVRQINHTAELEGRKPIVFTTLVNMDVLKVIQDGCKGMLMDMFGTFVRPLEQELGIKSLHRVGRFADVALSKEYTDRIEAINFSLAHDDGQSNRDLAGADVILIGVSRSGKTPTSLYLAMQCGLKTANYPLIPEDFERRQLPPALVPFRSKIFGLTIQPERLSEIRNERRPNSRYADLANCRYEVSEAEAMMRRSGIRWLSTTTKSIEEIATTILQEVRPERLVY from the coding sequence ATGCTGCCCACGCATACGCGCACCGCGTTCTATATCTCCGACGGCACCGGCATCACCGCCGAGACCTTCGGCAACGCCATCCTGGCCCAGTTCGACATGAAACCGCGCCATGTGCGCCTGCCCTTCATAGACACCGTGGACAAGGCACACCAGGCCGTGCGCCAGATCAACCACACGGCCGAGCTGGAGGGCAGGAAGCCCATCGTCTTCACCACGCTGGTGAACATGGATGTGCTCAAGGTGATACAGGACGGCTGCAAGGGCATGCTGATGGACATGTTCGGCACCTTCGTGCGCCCGCTGGAGCAGGAGCTGGGCATCAAGAGCCTGCACCGCGTCGGGCGCTTTGCCGACGTGGCCCTGTCCAAGGAGTACACCGACCGCATCGAGGCCATCAACTTCAGCCTGGCGCACGACGACGGCCAGAGCAACCGCGACCTGGCCGGCGCCGACGTGATCCTGATAGGCGTGTCGCGCAGCGGCAAGACCCCCACCAGCCTGTACCTGGCCATGCAATGCGGTCTGAAGACGGCCAACTACCCGCTGATCCCCGAAGACTTCGAGCGCCGCCAGCTGCCCCCGGCGCTGGTGCCGTTTCGCAGCAAGATCTTCGGCCTGACGATACAGCCCGAGCGCCTGTCCGAGATCCGCAACGAGCGCCGCCCCAACTCGCGCTACGCCGACCTCGCGAACTGCCGCTACGAGGTCAGCGAGGCCGAGGCCATGATGCGCCGCTCGGGCATTCGCTGGCTGTCCACCACCACCAAGAGCATCGAGGAAATTGCGACCACCATCCTGCAGGAGGTGAGGCCGGAGCGGTTGGTATATTGA
- a CDS encoding FAS1-like dehydratase domain-containing protein, translating into MNIATDTLDAWIGRSETFQDTITTAPFVALTATLDYPAAEAPAGTTLPPLWHWLYFLPKHRQSDIGADGHARRGGFMPPVPLPRRMWAGSQFTFHTPIRVGDTVARTSTIDDVSTKEGRTGKLVFVKVRHELRCNGATDPALVEFHDIVYREAQGPNDVAPPPQAAAQGAWRREIVPDDVLLFRYSALTFNGHRIHYDRQYVTQVEGYPGLIVHGPLIATLLMDLLRRQLPGADVASFRFKAVRPTFDLHPFHVNGELQADGKTVRLWASDHEGWLTMDATATLR; encoded by the coding sequence GTGAACATCGCCACTGACACGCTAGATGCCTGGATCGGACGCAGCGAGACCTTCCAGGACACCATCACCACCGCCCCCTTCGTCGCCCTCACGGCCACGCTGGACTACCCCGCCGCCGAGGCCCCCGCCGGCACCACCCTGCCGCCGCTGTGGCACTGGCTGTACTTCCTGCCCAAGCACCGCCAGTCGGACATCGGCGCCGACGGCCACGCCAGGCGTGGCGGCTTCATGCCCCCGGTGCCGCTGCCGCGGCGCATGTGGGCCGGCAGCCAGTTCACGTTCCACACGCCGATCCGTGTTGGCGACACCGTGGCCCGCACCTCCACCATTGACGACGTGAGCACCAAGGAAGGCCGCACCGGCAAGCTGGTGTTCGTGAAGGTGCGCCACGAGCTGCGCTGCAACGGCGCCACCGACCCGGCGCTGGTCGAGTTCCACGACATCGTCTACCGCGAAGCCCAAGGCCCGAACGACGTGGCCCCACCGCCGCAGGCCGCCGCGCAGGGCGCATGGCGCCGCGAGATCGTGCCCGACGATGTGTTGCTGTTCCGCTACTCGGCGCTGACCTTCAATGGCCACCGCATCCACTACGACCGCCAGTACGTCACCCAGGTCGAGGGCTACCCCGGCCTCATCGTGCACGGCCCGCTGATCGCCACCCTGCTGATGGACCTGCTGCGCCGCCAGTTGCCCGGTGCCGACGTGGCGAGCTTCCGCTTCAAGGCCGTGCGGCCGACCTTCGACCTGCACCCCTTCCACGTGAACGGCGAGCTGCAGGCCGACGGCAAGACCGTGCGCCTGTGGGCCAGCGACCACGAAGGCTGGCTGACGATGGACGCTACGGCCACGCTGCGCTGA
- the ppsA gene encoding phosphoenolpyruvate synthase, which produces MSARFEATALVVPFENLRMSDVEAVGGKNASLGEMISQLPQGVRVPTGFATTAHAFREFLKHEGLAERISARLATLDVDDVRALAAAGAEIRGWLENQPFPADLEKAVRAAFAELSAGNAQASFAVRSSATAEDLPDASFAGQQETFLNVVGIEDVLHKMKEVFASLYNDRAISYRVHKGFAHDVVALSAGVQRMVRSDLGAAGVMFTIDTESGFDQVVFITSSYGLGETVVQGAVNPDEFYVHKPMLQAGKQAVIRRNLGSKLIQMVFATPEEKAASGKLVKTTDVAPELRNRYSLSDAEVQQLAHYALVIEQHYGRPMDIEWGRDGTDGQLYILQARPETVKSQAKGQAEQRYKLKGHGTVLAEGRAIGQKIGTGRVRLVHDIAEMDKVQAGDVLVTDMTDPNWEPVMKKASAIVTNRGGRTCHAAIIARELGIPAVVGCGHATELLKDGTLVTVSCAEGDTGHIYDGLLETEVTEVQRGEMPQISTKIMMNVGNPQLAFDFAQLPNEGVGLARLEFIINNNIGVHPKAILDYPAVDADLKKAVESVARGHASPRAFYVDKVAEGVATIAAAFYPKPVIVRLSDFKSNEYRKLIGGSRYEPEEENPMLGFRGAARYISKDFGEAFAMECEALKRVRNDMGLANVQIMVPFVRTLGQAERVTGLLAAHGLKRGENELKLIMMCEVPSNAILAERFLEYFDGFSIGSNDLTQLTLGLDRDSGLELLAQDFDERDPAVEALIHKVILACRAQGKYIGICGQGPSDHPDFAQWLAREGISSISLNPDSVIDTWHKLAG; this is translated from the coding sequence ATGTCTGCACGTTTTGAGGCGACCGCCCTGGTCGTACCGTTTGAAAACCTGAGAATGAGCGACGTCGAGGCCGTCGGCGGCAAGAACGCCAGCCTCGGCGAGATGATCTCGCAGCTGCCCCAAGGGGTGCGCGTGCCCACCGGCTTTGCCACCACGGCGCACGCCTTCCGCGAATTTCTAAAGCACGAGGGCCTGGCCGAGCGCATCAGCGCCCGCCTGGCCACGCTGGACGTGGACGATGTGCGCGCGCTGGCCGCCGCCGGTGCCGAGATTCGCGGCTGGCTGGAAAACCAACCCTTTCCGGCGGATCTGGAAAAGGCCGTGCGCGCGGCCTTTGCCGAGCTGTCGGCGGGCAATGCACAGGCCAGCTTTGCCGTGCGCAGCTCGGCCACGGCCGAGGATCTGCCCGATGCCTCGTTCGCCGGGCAGCAGGAGACTTTTCTGAACGTCGTCGGCATCGAGGACGTGCTGCACAAGATGAAGGAGGTGTTTGCCAGCCTCTACAACGACCGCGCCATCAGCTACCGCGTGCACAAGGGCTTTGCGCACGACGTGGTGGCGCTGTCGGCAGGTGTGCAGCGCATGGTGCGCTCGGATCTGGGCGCCGCCGGCGTGATGTTCACCATCGATACCGAGAGTGGTTTTGACCAGGTGGTGTTCATCACCAGCAGCTACGGCCTGGGCGAGACCGTGGTGCAGGGGGCGGTAAACCCCGACGAGTTCTATGTGCACAAGCCCATGCTCCAGGCCGGCAAGCAGGCGGTGATTCGCCGCAATCTGGGCAGCAAGCTGATCCAGATGGTGTTTGCTACTCCCGAAGAAAAGGCCGCCTCGGGCAAGCTGGTCAAGACCACCGATGTTGCCCCCGAGCTGCGCAACCGCTACAGCCTGAGCGATGCCGAGGTGCAGCAGCTGGCGCATTACGCCTTGGTCATCGAGCAGCATTACGGCCGCCCCATGGATATCGAGTGGGGCAGGGACGGCACCGACGGCCAGCTCTACATCCTGCAGGCGCGCCCCGAGACCGTGAAGAGCCAGGCCAAGGGCCAGGCCGAGCAGCGCTACAAGCTCAAGGGCCATGGCACCGTGCTGGCCGAGGGCCGCGCGATTGGCCAGAAGATCGGCACCGGCCGGGTGCGCCTGGTTCATGACATTGCCGAAATGGACAAGGTGCAGGCGGGCGACGTGCTGGTCACCGACATGACCGACCCGAACTGGGAGCCGGTGATGAAGAAGGCCTCGGCCATCGTCACCAACCGCGGCGGGCGCACCTGCCACGCCGCCATCATCGCGCGCGAACTCGGCATCCCCGCCGTGGTCGGCTGCGGTCACGCCACCGAGCTGCTGAAGGACGGTACGCTGGTGACGGTGAGCTGCGCCGAGGGCGACACCGGCCACATCTACGATGGCCTGCTGGAGACCGAGGTGACCGAGGTGCAGCGCGGCGAGATGCCGCAGATCAGCACCAAGATCATGATGAATGTCGGCAATCCGCAGCTGGCCTTTGACTTCGCCCAGCTGCCGAATGAGGGTGTGGGCCTGGCGCGGCTGGAGTTCATCATCAACAACAACATCGGCGTGCACCCCAAGGCCATCCTGGACTACCCCGCCGTCGATGCCGACCTGAAGAAGGCCGTGGAGAGCGTGGCGCGCGGCCACGCCAGCCCGCGTGCCTTCTACGTGGACAAGGTGGCCGAGGGCGTGGCGACGATTGCGGCGGCCTTTTACCCCAAGCCGGTCATCGTACGCCTGTCGGACTTCAAGAGCAACGAGTACCGCAAGCTGATCGGCGGCAGCCGCTACGAGCCCGAGGAAGAAAACCCCATGCTGGGCTTTCGCGGCGCGGCGCGCTACATCAGCAAGGACTTTGGCGAGGCCTTTGCGATGGAATGCGAAGCGCTCAAGCGCGTGCGCAACGACATGGGCCTGGCCAACGTGCAGATCATGGTGCCCTTCGTGCGCACGCTGGGCCAGGCCGAGCGCGTGACGGGGCTGCTGGCCGCGCATGGCCTCAAGCGCGGCGAGAACGAGCTCAAGCTGATCATGATGTGCGAGGTGCCGAGCAACGCCATCCTGGCCGAGCGCTTCCTTGAGTACTTCGACGGCTTCTCCATTGGCTCCAACGACCTGACTCAGCTCACGCTGGGGCTCGATCGCGACTCGGGCCTGGAGCTGCTGGCGCAGGATTTCGACGAGCGCGACCCGGCCGTCGAGGCGCTGATCCACAAGGTGATCCTGGCCTGCCGCGCGCAGGGCAAGTACATCGGCATCTGCGGTCAGGGGCCCAGCGATCACCCGGACTTTGCCCAGTGGCTGGCGCGCGAGGGCATTTCCTCGATCTCGCTGAACCCCGACAGCGTGATCGACACCTGGCACAAGCTCGCCGGCTGA
- a CDS encoding CoA ester lyase, which translates to MANSSDLQPRTYLFAPGTRPECFGKALATGADCVLLDLEDAVAAADKPQARDAIARWFADAAPADRARVAVRINDAALPHFGDDLRALRAYSCTQVVLPKAEEPWQIAAVATAILDAQVLALIESARGVARADEVAAACGVTRLLFGTLDFALDLDIDIADDASGLAHAAGRIAIASRVAGLPAPVAGVTPQLDDSVRLLADLAQSRRLGFGAKLCIHPSQVPPIHAALRPSAQALDWARRVLLADAASPGAARLDGRMVDRPVVLQAQRTLALARD; encoded by the coding sequence ATGGCCAACTCCTCCGACCTGCAGCCACGCACTTACCTGTTCGCGCCCGGCACGCGCCCCGAGTGTTTCGGCAAGGCCCTGGCTACCGGTGCCGACTGCGTGCTGCTGGATCTGGAGGATGCCGTGGCCGCAGCCGACAAGCCGCAGGCCCGCGACGCCATCGCGCGGTGGTTCGCTGACGCTGCACCGGCTGACCGTGCCCGCGTCGCCGTACGCATCAACGATGCCGCCTTGCCGCACTTCGGCGACGACCTGCGCGCCCTGCGAGCTTACAGTTGCACGCAGGTCGTGCTGCCCAAGGCCGAGGAGCCATGGCAAATCGCCGCCGTGGCCACGGCCATCCTCGACGCCCAGGTGCTGGCGCTGATCGAGAGCGCACGCGGCGTGGCCCGGGCTGACGAAGTGGCCGCCGCGTGCGGCGTCACACGCTTGCTGTTCGGCACGTTGGATTTCGCGCTCGATCTGGACATCGACATCGCCGACGACGCGAGCGGCCTGGCCCATGCCGCCGGGCGCATCGCCATCGCCTCGCGCGTGGCCGGTCTGCCGGCGCCCGTGGCCGGCGTCACCCCGCAGCTGGACGACAGCGTGCGTCTGCTGGCCGACCTGGCGCAGTCGCGCCGGCTGGGCTTCGGGGCCAAGCTGTGCATCCACCCCAGCCAGGTGCCACCCATCCACGCCGCGTTGCGCCCCTCCGCGCAAGCGCTCGACTGGGCGCGCCGTGTGCTGCTGGCCGACGCCGCATCCCCCGGTGCCGCCCGGCTCGACGGTCGCATGGTCGACCGGCCCGTCGTCCTGCAAGCCCAACGCACGCTGGCTCTGGCCCGCGACTGA
- a CDS encoding CaiB/BaiF CoA-transferase family protein, translating to MQPLKGITVVTLEHAIAAPFATRQLADLGARVIKIERPDGGDFARGYDQRVRGLASHFVWTNRSKESLTLDVKHPEAAKVLERLVLEKADVVVQNLAPGAAARLGVGYDALSRRKPGLIVCDISGYGDDPVSPGPYRDKKAYDLLIQSEAGFVSVTGTAEEPCKAGPSIADIAAGMYAYTNILAALMQRSQTGQGQRIDISMLESLAEWTSYPLYYAFEGAAPPPRTGASHATIYPYGPFPAGDGATVMLGLQNEREWVSFCENVLQQPALATDPRFTANFKRVAERVALRRIIVDAFASLTATQVVQRLEQAQIANAQVNTMAEVWAHPQLQARGRWTEVGSPQGPLPAMLPPGSWDTGPRMDPVPALGQHTDAILAELGYGAADIENLHASQAV from the coding sequence ATGCAACCGCTCAAGGGCATCACCGTCGTCACGCTCGAACACGCCATCGCGGCGCCGTTCGCCACCCGCCAGCTCGCCGACCTGGGCGCGCGCGTCATCAAGATCGAGCGCCCGGACGGCGGCGACTTTGCGCGCGGCTACGACCAGCGCGTGCGCGGCCTGGCCTCGCACTTCGTCTGGACCAACCGCTCCAAGGAAAGCCTGACGCTGGACGTCAAGCACCCCGAGGCCGCCAAGGTGCTGGAGCGCCTGGTGCTGGAGAAGGCCGACGTCGTGGTGCAGAACCTCGCGCCCGGCGCCGCCGCACGGCTGGGCGTGGGCTACGACGCGCTGTCCCGGCGCAAGCCCGGACTGATCGTGTGCGACATCTCGGGCTACGGCGACGACCCCGTCAGCCCCGGCCCCTACCGCGACAAGAAGGCCTACGACCTGCTGATCCAGAGCGAAGCCGGTTTCGTCTCGGTCACCGGCACGGCGGAGGAGCCTTGCAAGGCCGGCCCCTCGATTGCCGACATCGCCGCCGGCATGTACGCGTACACCAACATCCTGGCCGCGCTGATGCAGCGCAGCCAGACCGGCCAGGGCCAGCGCATCGATATCTCCATGCTCGAATCGCTGGCCGAGTGGACCAGCTATCCGCTGTACTACGCCTTCGAGGGCGCCGCGCCGCCGCCGCGCACGGGCGCCAGCCATGCCACCATCTACCCCTACGGTCCGTTCCCGGCCGGCGACGGCGCCACCGTGATGCTGGGCCTGCAGAACGAGCGTGAATGGGTGAGCTTCTGCGAGAACGTTCTGCAGCAGCCCGCGCTGGCCACCGACCCGCGCTTCACCGCCAACTTCAAGCGCGTGGCCGAGCGCGTGGCGCTGCGCCGGATCATCGTGGACGCGTTCGCCTCGCTCACGGCGACGCAAGTGGTCCAGCGGTTAGAGCAGGCGCAGATTGCCAACGCCCAGGTCAACACCATGGCCGAGGTGTGGGCGCACCCGCAGTTGCAGGCCCGCGGCCGCTGGACCGAGGTCGGCTCGCCGCAAGGCCCGCTGCCCGCTATGCTGCCGCCCGGCAGTTGGGACACTGGCCCGCGCATGGACCCGGTGCCCGCGCTGGGCCAGCACACCGATGCGATCCTGGCCGAGCTGGGCTACGGCGCGGCCGATATCGAAAACCTGCACGCCTCGCAGGCGGTTTGA
- a CDS encoding porin — MPTLIQAAPMRSQFFLPAALATLCALVADGALAQSSVRLYGIVDLSVRQANGLNGFAPSDTSATVMSSGLNNTSRWGLRIQEDLGGGLSAQAQLESGINAKTGAPASSTMYFDRQSWVGLGSPWGLVSLGRQTTLLADAVSPIDPLGMRLPSFNPSINTAALSQHQLGVGFGASGSNTGSYRLNNSIKYKGEFSGVSVRLMHSLGEVATNSNAANSTGVGLGYKLGKLQLSAAHQSFRNNDDTLGLRGYVVGAAYQLEGGIRIAGIFARSKAETSATARAKLRTLGLGTTVPAGAHVDLTLAHYRVARERSARVDDGYGRTVAFAEYKLSKRSVAYLEMDHTRWQGDFQGAANKQKATGFSVGMRHNF; from the coding sequence ATGCCCACCCTGATTCAAGCAGCACCCATGCGCAGTCAATTTTTCTTGCCAGCAGCGCTGGCCACCCTGTGCGCGCTCGTCGCCGACGGCGCGCTGGCGCAGAGCAGCGTACGCCTGTACGGCATCGTCGACCTCTCGGTGCGCCAGGCCAACGGCCTCAACGGGTTCGCACCCAGCGACACGTCGGCCACCGTCATGTCCAGCGGTCTCAACAACACCAGCCGCTGGGGCCTGCGCATCCAGGAGGATCTGGGCGGCGGGCTCAGCGCCCAGGCGCAGCTCGAATCGGGCATCAACGCCAAGACCGGCGCGCCCGCCAGTTCCACCATGTACTTCGACCGCCAGTCCTGGGTCGGTCTGGGCAGCCCCTGGGGTCTAGTCAGCCTAGGCCGTCAGACCACGCTGCTGGCCGATGCGGTGTCGCCCATCGACCCGCTGGGCATGCGGCTGCCCAGCTTCAACCCCAGCATCAACACGGCGGCGCTGAGCCAGCACCAGTTGGGCGTGGGCTTCGGCGCCAGCGGCTCAAACACTGGCTCGTATCGGTTGAACAACAGCATCAAGTACAAAGGCGAGTTCTCTGGCGTCAGCGTGCGGCTGATGCACAGCCTGGGGGAGGTAGCGACGAACAGCAACGCAGCCAACTCCACCGGCGTGGGGTTGGGCTACAAGCTAGGCAAGCTACAACTGTCCGCGGCGCACCAGAGTTTTCGCAACAACGATGACACGCTGGGCCTACGCGGCTACGTGGTAGGCGCGGCCTACCAACTCGAGGGGGGCATCCGCATCGCCGGAATCTTCGCGCGTAGCAAAGCCGAAACCAGCGCTACCGCCCGAGCCAAACTTCGCACGCTGGGCCTGGGAACCACTGTTCCCGCCGGTGCGCATGTCGACCTGACGCTTGCACATTACCGCGTGGCACGCGAGAGAAGCGCGCGTGTCGATGATGGATATGGGCGCACCGTCGCGTTTGCCGAGTACAAATTGTCCAAACGGAGTGTCGCTTATCTGGAGATGGACCATACACGCTGGCAAGGCGACTTCCAGGGCGCTGCCAACAAGCAGAAGGCGACAGGTTTCAGTGTGGGGATGCGCCACAATTTCTAA